The following DNA comes from Miscanthus floridulus cultivar M001 chromosome 5, ASM1932011v1, whole genome shotgun sequence.
TGAGTGATCGGATCATGATCGCTCAGACAGGAGGCATTTCTACCTTTGATATAGCTTCTCAATCTATGGTATCACTTTACGGGTGAAAGCTATAGGCCTAGTCTATTAACCTTTTCAGATAAAAATTCATATGGTGAAACATGGAACACGGCATAGGCATTCTAAGTCTGCTTTCACTGTGAAATTATCATTATTTCCTCTCCGTTTTAGATCTACGGTTAAGCACTCAGTTGCGCTCGTGCGTAAATTTGTAAGAACTATAGTTTAGACATATATTCCGTTCCTTGTCTTCTGATTTTATAGTGCTGCAGAGTGGAGTCTATTTACTTGCTATATTTTTATCGCACCATTTTTTTTCGAAAACCATTTTATCACACCATAGCTGGCTTTGGGAGCAGAAAAGTTTTCAGTGAATTTCCGAACTAGCATATTTTATTTGTCTTTGAGAACATCTTTTACTTTCATCTGGACATAATTGTTAGTCCATTTGGCTGACATATTAGCGATTGTATAATTCTTCCAAAAAATATATATTAGCGATTGTATCACTACTGACTTATCTTTTTTCCGATAAACTCTATTGCAAATAATCAGTAATATCAGCTGAAATTATGTTATAAGCATGCATCTATATTAATGATCGATAATTATCCTGCCTTCTACTAAAATAGTTATTTGCCTACAGTCACCACATGCGGTTTAGCAAGCATTGCTCTCCAAATTCTCCGAGAGAGGAGAAACAAGTTTGACATTGTAATCAGTGATGTCAACATGCCTGACATGGATGGTTTCAAGCTTCTCGAACTCATTGGACTTGAGATGGATCTACCCGTTATAAGTCAGTATTCAATACCAACACATGTCTTTCTGCAAGTTACTTGTTTTCAATATCTATTATCAAAATACCAAATTGCTCCAATCTGTTTTCACAGTGATGTCCATAGACGGAGAGACAAGTAGGGTGATGAAAGGTGTCCAGCATGGTGCTTGTGACTATCTCCTGAAGCCTGTTCGGATGAAGGAACTCCGAAACATTTGGCAACATGTGTATAGAAAGAAAATGCATGAGGTGAAAGAGATCGAAGGTAATGACAGCTGTGACGATCTCCAAATATTTAGAAATGGTGTGGAGGGATTCGACGAGAGGGGCCTATTTATGAGAGCTGACTCTGATACCATGAGGAAGAGAAAAGACATGGATAAGGACCATGCAGATCAGGACTCAAGTGATGGAGCTACTGTTAAGAAGGCTAGAGTTGTCTGGTCTGTTGACCTTCACCAGAAGTTTGTAAATGCTGTCAACCAAATTGGATTTGACAGTGAGTGCTCTCTAAAGTTTGATAAATTTGCAATTCCCTtcgtaaatttaaattttttgcaTGATCTCAATTTTAAATTGCAACTATTGCTCTCTTGCAGAAGTTGGGCCGAAGAAAATACTGGACCTTATGAATATTCCTGGCCTGACAAGAGAGAATGTGGCTAGCcatcttcaggtatggcagatatcATGTTCAAACAGTAATATTTTTTATGTTCTCTTTCCTTATAAACTGGATCTTATGCTGATTGCTGATGAGCTTTGACATGGCATAGTCCTCGTCTATTTTAGCTTGCAGATTGTGGATTGCAGCTTGCAGGTTGTTACAATTTGCAAGCTGAAACAAACAGGTCCTAAGATTGTAACGATCCACATGCCTTGAAAACTAATTTGCAACTTTCAATTTTTTTTCCTCAGAACGCAGATCAGAGCTGAGTGTCATGCTATTAATAGATAGAAAAAGCCTGTCCAAGCACATGCATTAGTGTTTTGTGTATGACACCCCTGTTTACAAAAAATAAAACATCACTTACATACACTCGTTCCAAGCAACAGTCACTTGCATCCTTAACTACTAGCAACATTTTTTTATGAAAGAAAAACTTACAACAACATCAATGAAGCTTTTTGTTCCAAGTGATTTGCATGCGCTTCATCCTTAATTTAAAAACAGAAATGTCAAGACATTCGAGATTTCATGGAAAGGACCAACAAAGTTTGAAAGAGATCATGTAATTCAATACttacttgacatccttgtatgCCTTAGAATTTATAAATTTTTCTCTAATATTACTTTTTTCTCCTCTGATGTGTAACACCCCAGTCCCGGCACACGGCACACTCTACCGAGGGGTGAGCCCCACCTACATAGCAACCTgcttgcgctttcgtcctcgcttcgcgcaaaacggttaaccgaaggttactacgcgtccttAGTCTGGCTATTTAAGTCGGTCTGGCCATAGGATTCACAGTTTGGGACTAAAGCATGGTTGCACAGTGTTTCGCAATGCTACAGTACTCGCATCAGCCTGTCGCTACAGCACTCGGCCGTTTGGCCCAGCCCATCAGACCAGCCTAGCTTGGCCCATTTAGCGGGGTCTCACATGATGCTTGTACTTAGGTCTTGATTGTCCTAATAGTAGTTTTTTTTCTGTGCAGAAATATCGCCTCTACTTGAGTAGGTTGCAAAAGCAGAACGAGGAAAGGATAATGGGTGCTGCTAGGCAAGATTTCAGTCACAAGGGACCATCAGATAATCTTAACCTCCGAAGTTCCTTCCAAGAGCAACCAGGCAACCTTTCCAATGGATTTCAGCATAGTTCTCAGAAGATCCAAGCTCAGATCAACATTCCCGATCCTCATCTGGATGACACGAAGACTTCCGTGCCCTTGAAGGTGCCAGATAAAAATGGAACTTCAGTAAGTGATGCTGTTGATCCTCAGAATATGACCAGTGCTTCACCTTTAAGTGGGGTGTTCTCTTTTGAAAGAATGCCAGTGAATCAGGACAGGAAGTTATCAGAGACCATGATCTTGGAATGTCAATCCTGGAGTGGAAGTGTGCCACCAAAGCAGTTCATGCAGTATCCAAAGCATAACCATGAGCGCTGCGACCTGCTAGGAGACTATTCTTGCTTGCCCAAACCGGACTTAGAGCACCCAATTGCCCCTGGTCATCTGTATGCCCCACCACCAGTAATATCGATGAGTTGCAGTGTGGAGGGAGATGTCAGAGACTTCTCAGATGTAAAACCAGATCTTCTTGGCTGTATGAAGTCCTTATCACCGGCACTGACTTGTACAGTTGAGTCAGTTTCTGCTCAACTTAGTGACAGTGTTGTGACCTCAACTAACAGTGACCAGAAGTTTTCCAGTGTGGAGGGGTTGTCCAGCATTAAAGATTGTGACTTTGATCAGGAAAGGAACCAAGCCACTTTGCTTACTTCAGAAGAGGCAAGTATAATATGCGGCACTGATTTGACTTGTCTACATGATGAACTGTCTGGCTATCAACTTCAAGGTGTCTCCTTCGGGAATATAGGACTGAGTAGCATCGATTTATTTCAGTGCAATGATGCAATGGCACTACCTGGACTGCATAATAACTGGTATGATGATGTAGAGTTTAGCAGTGAAACTATGGAGTTCCCATTGCTAGACGGAGGCCTGTTTGCATAAATGCCTCAGCCAGCCCTATCTTTCGACCATGCCCTTATGTGAGCAAGGATGACGTTCTTTGGTATGTTCCCGTATAGTGCCTCCTGTAGGGCTATATTAATCTAACTTGATCCTGTGGTGGAATGATTTAATTTGTAGTCTCTCCACTTTTGATAATTGTCTGTATTATAGACTGTGCCATGGTACAATGACCGCAATATATACTCTTCACGATGATCAAACCTACATACGAAGACTGTCAAATCTTTGCCTTGCACAACTGACTTTTGCACTAAATTCTTACTCTGATGCAGCATTGCACATATGTGAGACATAAATTTCACTGGAAACTTTTAGTATAAGTGAAGAGGACTCCA
Coding sequences within:
- the LOC136450898 gene encoding two-component response regulator ORR26-like — translated: MALADATAFPYGLRVLVVDDDPTWLKILEKMLRKCSYDVTTCGLASIALQILRERRNKFDIVISDVNMPDMDGFKLLELIGLEMDLPVIMMSIDGETSRVMKGVQHGACDYLLKPVRMKELRNIWQHVYRKKMHEVKEIEGNDSCDDLQIFRNGVEGFDERGLFMRADSDTMRKRKDMDKDHADQDSSDGATVKKARVVWSVDLHQKFVNAVNQIGFDKVGPKKILDLMNIPGLTRENVASHLQKYRLYLSRLQKQNEERIMGAARQDFSHKGPSDNLNLRSSFQEQPGNLSNGFQHSSQKIQAQINIPDPHLDDTKTSVPLKVPDKNGTSVSDAVDPQNMTSASPLSGVFSFERMPVNQDRKLSETMILECQSWSGSVPPKQFMQYPKHNHERCDLLGDYSCLPKPDLEHPIAPGHLYAPPPVISMSCSVEGDVRDFSDVKPDLLGCMKSLSPALTCTVESVSAQLSDSVVTSTNSDQKFSSVEGLSSIKDCDFDQERNQATLLTSEEASIICGTDLTCLHDELSGYQLQGVSFGNIGLSSIDLFQCNDAMALPGLHNNWYDDVEFSSETMEFPLLDGGLFA